A window of Piliocolobus tephrosceles isolate RC106 chromosome 13, ASM277652v3, whole genome shotgun sequence contains these coding sequences:
- the AQP11 gene encoding aquaporin-11 — translation MSPLLGLRPELQDTCTSLGLMLSVVLLIGLARVVARQQLHRPVAHAFVLEFLATFQLCCCTHELQLLSEQHPAHPTWTLTLVYFFSLVHGLTLVGTSSNPCGVMMQMMLGGMSPETGAVRLLAQLVSALCSRYCTSALWNLGLTQYHVSERSFACKNPIQVDLFKAVITEAVCSFLFHSALLHFQEVRTKLRIHLLAALITFLVYAGGSLTGAVFNPALALSLHFMCFDEAFPQFFIVYWLAPSLGILLMILMFSFFLPWLHNHTINKKE, via the exons ATGTCGCCGCTGCTGGGGCTCCGGCCCGAGCTGCAGGACACCTGCACCTCTCTGGGACTGATGCTGTCGGTGGTGCTGCTCATAGGGCTGGCCCGCGTGGTCGCCCGGCAGCAGCTGCACAGGCCGGTGGCCCACGCCTTCGTCCTGGAGTTTCTAGCCACCTTCCAGCTCTGCTGCTGCACCCACGAGCTGCAACTGCTGAGCGAGCAGCACCCTGCGCACCCCACCTGGACGCTGACGCTCGTCTACTTCTTCTCGCTGGTGCATGGTCTGACTCTGGTGGGTACATCCAGCAACCCGTGCGGCGTGATGATGCAGATGATGCTGGGGGGCATGTCCCCAGAGACGGGCGCGGTGAGGCTATTGGCTCAGCTGGTTAGTGCCCTGTGCAGCAGGTACTGCACAAGCGCCCTGTGGAACTTGGGTCTGACCCAGTATCACGTCAGCGAGAGGAGCTTCGCTTGCAAGAATCCCATCCAAGTCGACTTGTTCAAAGCGGTCATCACAGAGGCCGTCTGCTCCTTTCTTTTCCACAGCGCTCTGCTGCATTTTCAGGAGGTCCGAACCAAGCTTCGTATCCACCTGCTGGCTGCACTCATCACCTTTTTGGTCTATGCAG GAGGAAGTCTAACAGGAGCTGTATTTAACCCAGCTTTGGCACTTTCGCTCCATTTCATGTGTTTTGATGAAGCATTTCCTCAGTTTTTTATAGTATACTGGCTGGCTCCTTCTTTAG GTATATTGTTGATGATTTTGATGTTCAGCTTTTTCCTTCCATGGCTGCATAACCATACaattaataaaaaggaataa